The sequence below is a genomic window from Flagellimonas marinaquae.
AAAGGGTGAAGTTTTTGTCAATGTGGCCATTGTCTCGTTCCCATTGGGATGTACAACGCTTCCTTTAATGGTTTGGGTGTTCGGCTCAATGTGGGCTACCATTCTGTAGGATCCCATATTGTCCTCACTAAAGGAAATGTTCACCCAATCCGAGGAATAATCAATTTTGGAATCTAAGGTTTCCTCCCCTTTTTTAATTTCCAAAGAAGGCTTGCTTGCACTACCGGTAATGGAAACCGTGTATGTGGTTCCTGAAACTGCGAGATTATAGTCTCCACGAATATCGACGATATCCATGTTTTCGATTACGTTTTTAGACCCTTGGACCCAGTTTTCGTAAAGGGTGGTTCCCTCGTCGAATATATCTCCGGAGGTAATCAGGAAATTGGCCTGACTACCGGCTTGCAATGAACCAATTTCGTTGGATTTGCCCAAAATCTGAGCGGGTACGGTGGTCAGCGCCTCAAGTGCCTTGGTCTTGGGTAGGCCGTAAGCAATGGCTTTCATTAGCTTCTCCTTTAATTCTTTTGGAGACTTAAGGCCATGCGTTGTAATGGAGAACTCTACACCCATATCGTTCAGAACCTTGGGGTTGGTAGGTGCTAAATTCCAATGTCTCATATCCTTTAGGGCAATGTACTTAGCTTCGAACGGGTCGGAAACATCAAAGGCATCCGGGAAATTTAGAGGAAGAATCAACTTGGCATTGGTAGCTTTGATTTCATCAATATATTCGTATTCGTCTCCACCGCCCAAGATAGTGTATTGAATTCCAAAGAGGTCCCCGATTTTGTCGGCCCGCAAAACGTTGCCCTGATCTCCGGCAGCATAGATTTGGGTCATTCCCTTATTGGCGATCAATGCTTCCAAGGAACGGTCTTTGGTATCTACATTTCCTTTGCTGTACCAATCCATGTCGTAATACAGTTGGCGCATCAATGCCATGGCTCCCATCAAAGAACCTGGGTAGGATTGCCTGGAGGCTTGACTTTTCTTAAAGGAGAAGTATTGTGCGGATCTATCGGAAAGAATTCGTTGCGCTTCGGACGCTTCGTCATTCAGTGTGACCAAAAGACCTGTGCCTCTTGCGATTCCATCTTCAATATGGGTGTTGATGGTTCCAAAACCAGCATCCCTCAATTCTTTGGCCTCTTTGGCATCGTACTTAAAGTTGTTGATGGCATCATTTTCTGGCATTATATGGTCGTTCCAGTAAAAACCTTCCCTGGACGGACCGTACTGTGCGGACCTGCCCCCACCGTTCGCCTTTTCTGGAAGCTTGACGCCAAATCCAGAAAATACATCGATAAATGACGGATAAATGGATTTTCCGCTCAAGTCCTCTATGACCGCATTTTTAGGAATCGTCACAGATTTTCCCACTTGTACTACTTTCCCATTTTGAATCAGTAAAGTACCATTGTTGATGATTTGTGTGGGAGTAACGTAGATCTTGGCATTGGTAAATGCCATGTAATTGTTGTTTTTCTTTGCTTTAACACCGTCGTTAATTGGAAAGTAATCCTGTGCAAACAAAGAAACACTGCCCATGAAGAGAAACAGGGCTAAAATTTTAAGTTTCATAAGGTTAAAATTGAATTAGTCGGATTAAAGATAACCTTTGTAGGAGTACTCTACAAGTTTCAATCTTGCATGGAATGCTGTTTTTTATAATTGACCATAAGCCCAACGACCGAGTTGTAACTTTTTATACCCTCCTTTTGGTTGTTTACCTTTAAAAAAGTGTTGAACACGGATTTGAACAATGGCTCGAAGGGATTTTTATATTTTTCCCAGAATATGCGCAATTCATTAAAATTTTCCTTGACCCCAAGGTTAATGCTCGCCACAACTTCTTTGTATTTTTCTTCGTCTTTGTAATATAGATCGGATAAGCAGTAACCCAAAGCATGATTGTAAGCTGAATACTTGAAATAAGGGTCGTTACTGTGGGAAGTGACCAAAAAGCCTATAAAATTGGTGGCGTCCTCTGCGGAATATCCCAATTGGTGACCAACTTCGTGACAACTAATTGTGGGCAGCCTAAATTTTGGGGTGACTCCGTTCACTTGTGCCTCGTTGGTAAATGGATTTAAATATCCGCCGTAACCCATATATGTGAGGGGTATACTGTAAATGGACGATTTTAAACTCAAGTGTCTGTGTTTAAAATTGGGATACTGTTTTTCAAATTTGGTGTAAGCTTCTTCGGTTTTGGAAAAAATCTGTTTTTTGGTGTAGGGGATATGTACCGGTGAAATTGTATCCCCTGTTAACTCCATCTGGTAATGATTTGCTTTTTTTGCAATAAAATGGGTGAAATCGACCAATTCATCCACTGTATATTCGCGTTCTATTCCAAATTTATGGTCAATCGGTTGGCGATGATAGTTCATTCCCCATAAAAAATGAAAGGCAAAATAGACTAAGGAAATCACCACCAAAATGTCCTTTAGAAAGAACAAAGGTTTCATTTTGATGTGTTTCCAGTGTTTAAAAAGATATCTTACGGCCATAAATGTAAATACAGTGTACAGCACATCTCCAAAAGAGAATGGAATCCAACCGAACAGCGTTCTCAGAGCAATGGAAATATACGGGTAGATTCCATTACTGTAATATTCTTCAATAAACGAAGGAAAGTTGCCCAACCATTTTACCAGCAGAATCTGTATCGGCAGGGCAATGGCAATTATGGTCTTTGTTTTTTGTCTCATCTAAAAATGAAGCAATATATGGCATAAAAAAGCCGCACGGAAAAGTACGGCTTTTTGATCAATATTTGAATGGTCTTATTTATTCTATACCGACCACCTCAATGTCGAAGACCAAAGTTGAGCCACCAGGGATGGGGCCATAGTCGTTGTCACCATATCCCAAATGTGGGGGGATGAACAAACGGAGCTTATCGCCGACCTTCATGGTCAACAATCCTTCACGGAAACCAGCGGCAAGCTGCGCGTCGGGACTGTAATCCATTGGGAAAGGTAGGTAGCCTCCCTGGTCTCTTCTGCCCGGGTTCAACTGGTTGAAATCCATTGCTATTTTTTCAATATTGGTATCGAACAATTCTCCATTGAACAACCACCCAGCATAATTGACCAATGCTTTTTGGCCTATTTTTGGTTGTTCCCCGTTACCTTCTACCAAGGTCAATATGCGCAGTCCGCTGGAGGTTTCTTCGGCTTCTTCGAATTGCTCCGCAAACTGAATGGCCAAATCTTCTTTCATTTTTATAAATGCAGCCTCTGCTTCTTTGGCTTCCTTGAAATAATCGGTCAAGACCTGAATGGCATCAAATTGTCTGGCTTCTTTCCCATTTCTAACAATTTCCACGTGGTTCATAACAACATCAGTGGTTGGTCTGTCACTTGCTCCGGTTTCCACATTGGCAATGCTGTCCACAACATCCATTCCTTTGACCACTTCGCCAAAAACGGTATGCTTGTTATCCAGCCATGGTGTTTCTTTATGGGTGATAAAAAACTGGCTACTGTTCGTTTTTGGCCCTCGGTTGGCCATGGATAGTATCCCTTTTTTGGAGTGGCGCAGGGAATCATTGAACTCATCTTTAAAAGTGTATCCAATATTTCCACTTCCGGTTCCGGTGGGATCACCACCTTGAATCATGAAATCTTTGATCACCCTGTGGAAAACTATACCGTCATAGAATTTTTTGTCCTTGTATTCATCATTGACATAGGGGTTTTTACCTTCTGCCAAGGATACAAAGTTGGCCACGGTTACCGGGGTTTTTTCAAACTCCAACTGAATAATAATATCTCCTTTGGTGGTTTGGATGTCGGCAAAGATACCATCGCCCAAATCGGCATATTTGCTCGATTTGCAACCTATGATCACTAGGAGGAACAGGGGGATGATGTAAATTAATTTCTTCATGGTCTATAAATTTAATTTAAACTGTCGTTAGCTATTATAATTGTGTGTAATTCCACTGATGATTTGAGGGGTGTTTTTGGACCTATAGCTTTATTGTCCCCCTGATACCCAAAGGCCATTGGTGATGGGAACAAAAACGTAACCTTTTC
It includes:
- a CDS encoding amidohydrolase family protein encodes the protein MKLKILALFLFMGSVSLFAQDYFPINDGVKAKKNNNYMAFTNAKIYVTPTQIINNGTLLIQNGKVVQVGKSVTIPKNAVIEDLSGKSIYPSFIDVFSGFGVKLPEKANGGGRSAQYGPSREGFYWNDHIMPENDAINNFKYDAKEAKELRDAGFGTINTHIEDGIARGTGLLVTLNDEASEAQRILSDRSAQYFSFKKSQASRQSYPGSLMGAMALMRQLYYDMDWYSKGNVDTKDRSLEALIANKGMTQIYAAGDQGNVLRADKIGDLFGIQYTILGGGDEYEYIDEIKATNAKLILPLNFPDAFDVSDPFEAKYIALKDMRHWNLAPTNPKVLNDMGVEFSITTHGLKSPKELKEKLMKAIAYGLPKTKALEALTTVPAQILGKSNEIGSLQAGSQANFLITSGDIFDEGTTLYENWVQGSKNVIENMDIVDIRGDYNLAVSGTTYTVSITGSASKPSLEIKKGEETLDSKIDYSSDWVNISFSEDNMGSYRMVAHIEPNTQTIKGSVVHPNGNETMATLTKTSPFEEKPKGNEAVEKPQLIAMTSPNVGYGYKEKPKQENILFQNATVWTGEEILENTDVLVKNGKIDKVGKGLRAGGATVVDATGKHLTAGIIDEHTHIAALAINEGGQNSSAEVRMEDVVDAKDVAIYRDLAGGVTTAQLLHGSANPIGGQSAILRLKWGESADNMVFENSPKFIKFALGENVKQSNWGSYSRFPQTRMGVEQVYTDYFQRAKEYDEKKKSGQPYRHDEEMETLAEILNGERFISCHSYVQSEINMMMKVAEKFGFRVNTFTHILEGYKVADKMAEHGAGGGTFSDWWAYKYEVKDAIPHNAAIMMSQGVTVAINSDDAEMSRRLNQEAGKAVKYGGLSEIEAWKTVTLNPAKLLHLDDRVGSIAEGKEADVVLWSDHPLSVYAKAEKTLIQGKVYFDIEKDKQMRDSIKKERNQLIGMMLNEKNNGGKTRTPVQNKKREFHCDSL
- a CDS encoding DUF3810 domain-containing protein, which translates into the protein MRQKTKTIIAIALPIQILLVKWLGNFPSFIEEYYSNGIYPYISIALRTLFGWIPFSFGDVLYTVFTFMAVRYLFKHWKHIKMKPLFFLKDILVVISLVYFAFHFLWGMNYHRQPIDHKFGIEREYTVDELVDFTHFIAKKANHYQMELTGDTISPVHIPYTKKQIFSKTEEAYTKFEKQYPNFKHRHLSLKSSIYSIPLTYMGYGGYLNPFTNEAQVNGVTPKFRLPTISCHEVGHQLGYSAEDATNFIGFLVTSHSNDPYFKYSAYNHALGYCLSDLYYKDEEKYKEVVASINLGVKENFNELRIFWEKYKNPFEPLFKSVFNTFLKVNNQKEGIKSYNSVVGLMVNYKKQHSMQD
- a CDS encoding peptidylprolyl isomerase, whose translation is MKKLIYIIPLFLLVIIGCKSSKYADLGDGIFADIQTTKGDIIIQLEFEKTPVTVANFVSLAEGKNPYVNDEYKDKKFYDGIVFHRVIKDFMIQGGDPTGTGSGNIGYTFKDEFNDSLRHSKKGILSMANRGPKTNSSQFFITHKETPWLDNKHTVFGEVVKGMDVVDSIANVETGASDRPTTDVVMNHVEIVRNGKEARQFDAIQVLTDYFKEAKEAEAAFIKMKEDLAIQFAEQFEEAEETSSGLRILTLVEGNGEQPKIGQKALVNYAGWLFNGELFDTNIEKIAMDFNQLNPGRRDQGGYLPFPMDYSPDAQLAAGFREGLLTMKVGDKLRLFIPPHLGYGDNDYGPIPGGSTLVFDIEVVGIE